TTAATTGATTGGGCATAGTGTTTCTCCTTAGTACACAACTTTCGGAGCTATAAAACTACACTTTAAAATTAATAATTAAAAAGTAAGAATTAATCATTGGAAGATACCGGTTTTTAATTTTTAATTATTAGTTCTTAATTATTAATTTTTAGTTCTTGCTTGAGTATTTTTTTTATTGTTGTTATAGTACTTTTATGATGAACATTATCGATAGCCTACAGGCACGCGGCTTTGTTTCGCAAATTACCCATCTTAATAAACTTAAAGAGCAAGCCGCCGCCGGCCTTACCGTTTACTTAGGGATAGACCCAACCTTTACCAGCCTGCACATTGGCCACGCTACCCCCGTTTTTATGCTTAGACATTTGCACAATGCCGGCCATAAAGTTATTTTATTAATGGGCGGCGGTACCGGCCGTATCGGCGACCCATCTGGTAAAACCGAGCTGCGCAAACTGATTAGCTACGAAGAGATAGATAACAATATCACCGCCATCAAACGGCAGCTGAGTAACCTGCTTAACTTTGATGACGAGCGGGTTATCATCGCCAATAATGCCGATTGGCTGGCTAATCTTAATTACATCGATTTTTTACGTGATATTGGCAAACATTTTAGTGTCAACAAAATGCTAAGTTACGAAGCTTACAAATTAAGGCTGCAAACGGGTTTAAGTTTTATCGAATTTAATTACCAACTATTACAAAGTTACGACTACCATATTTTAAACCAAAGGCACGGGGCCAACTTGCAAATTGGCGGCGATGACCAATGGGGGAACATTACGGCAGGGATAGATTTAATCAGGCGGCTTGCCGCCGCCGAAGCGGGACAAACCGAAGAAGATACCCCGCATAAAGTTTATGGTTTAACCTGCCCGCTTATCACCCGGGCCGATGGCCAAAAAATGGGGAAAAGCGAAGCCGGGGCGATTTTTTTAGATAAAAATATCACCAGCCCTTACGATATGTACCAATATTGGCGCAACGTTGATGACCGCGATGTAGCCAAATTTTTGAAGCTGTACACTTTTTTACCGTTAGAAGAAATAACCGACCTTACCGCTGCCGGCGGAGCGGCCTTAAACCAAGCTAAAGCCCGCCTTGCCCACGAATATGTTAGCCTGATACACGGTAAAGAAGAAGCCGATAAAGCCGCCGAACAAGCCAAAAGCTTTTTTAACGGCGATGTGGCCGCTATGCCTGCCATCAATCTCCCCTTAAACGAACTTGAGGGTTTAACTTTTGATAGTTTATATGTTAAGGCCGGCTTATGCAGCAGCAAAAGCGAAGCCAAACGGTTAATTGAGCAAGGCGGAGCGGTGGTTAATGAGCAAAAAATAACCGATGTAGCTGCTTTAGTAAAAAGCTGCCTAGCCGATGAGAATAGCCTGCTGCTTAAAGCCGGCAAGAAGAAATTTGCACGAGTGGTGTTTGGGTAAAATTGAGCCGGCTTATACTTTAGGTAAGGAGAAATTAATGGCAGATATAAACCTTGAAAATAATGCTCTATCTTTTAGATACCGCTCAATTAAGCCTCTTTGCTAAATTT
The sequence above is a segment of the Spirochaetaceae bacterium genome. Coding sequences within it:
- the tyrS gene encoding tyrosine--tRNA ligase, which encodes MMNIIDSLQARGFVSQITHLNKLKEQAAAGLTVYLGIDPTFTSLHIGHATPVFMLRHLHNAGHKVILLMGGGTGRIGDPSGKTELRKLISYEEIDNNITAIKRQLSNLLNFDDERVIIANNADWLANLNYIDFLRDIGKHFSVNKMLSYEAYKLRLQTGLSFIEFNYQLLQSYDYHILNQRHGANLQIGGDDQWGNITAGIDLIRRLAAAEAGQTEEDTPHKVYGLTCPLITRADGQKMGKSEAGAIFLDKNITSPYDMYQYWRNVDDRDVAKFLKLYTFLPLEEITDLTAAGGAALNQAKARLAHEYVSLIHGKEEADKAAEQAKSFFNGDVAAMPAINLPLNELEGLTFDSLYVKAGLCSSKSEAKRLIEQGGAVVNEQKITDVAALVKSCLADENSLLLKAGKKKFARVVFG